One segment of Spiroplasma cantharicola DNA contains the following:
- a CDS encoding thymidylate synthase, which yields MKQYLDLVEEVLQTGERRNDRTNTGTISKFGTQSRYDLRNGFPLVTTKKLFFKAIVHEILWFISGDTNIKYLVDNKVNIWNEWPYEIYKKSKDFQNESLEEFVQKIKENKRFADLHGQLGPVYGKQWRDFNGVDQFKNLINDIKTNPFSRRHIISAWNPAEVNQMALPPCHSLFQFYVSKDGFIDLQLYQRSGDIFLGIPFNIASYSLLLELVAKECNLTARYFIHTIGDAHIYSNHIEQLKLQLTREPKKLPTLKINFKNKSIFDIKFEDILLEGYESHPTIKGAVAV from the coding sequence ATGAAACAATATTTGGATTTAGTAGAAGAAGTTTTACAAACTGGCGAACGAAGAAATGATAGAACCAATACAGGAACTATTTCAAAATTTGGAACACAATCGAGATATGATCTAAGAAATGGTTTTCCTTTAGTTACAACCAAAAAATTATTTTTTAAAGCAATAGTTCATGAAATACTTTGATTTATTAGTGGAGATACTAATATTAAATATTTGGTTGACAATAAAGTAAATATTTGAAATGAATGACCTTATGAAATTTATAAAAAATCTAAGGATTTTCAAAATGAAAGTTTAGAAGAATTTGTTCAAAAAATTAAAGAAAATAAAAGATTTGCAGATTTACATGGGCAATTAGGTCCTGTTTATGGAAAACAATGAAGAGATTTTAATGGAGTAGATCAATTTAAAAATTTAATTAATGATATAAAAACAAATCCTTTTTCAAGGAGACATATCATATCTGCTTGAAACCCTGCTGAGGTAAATCAAATGGCTTTACCACCATGTCATTCCTTATTTCAATTTTATGTATCAAAAGATGGTTTTATTGATTTACAACTTTATCAAAGAAGTGGAGACATTTTTTTAGGAATACCTTTTAATATTGCAAGTTACTCTTTGTTATTGGAACTAGTTGCAAAAGAATGTAATTTAACTGCACGTTATTTTATTCATACAATTGGTGATGCTCATATTTATTCAAATCATATTGAGCAATTAAAATTACAATTAACAAGAGAGCCAAAAAAACTGCCAACTTTAAAAATTAATTTTAAAAATAAATCTATTTTTGATATTAAATTTGAAGATATTCTTTTAGAAGGTTATGAAAGTCATCCAACAATAAAAGGAGCTGTTGCAGTTTAA
- a CDS encoding holo-ACP synthase has translation MAKIGIDIVENKRINLEEKFLKKFLHQDEILLLNDLQSSEAKLQFASGRWAAKEALIKCLEVPLEVNKINIVYRNSKPVIENSKFKNIELSISHEKNYSVAVALNL, from the coding sequence ATGGCAAAAATTGGAATTGATATTGTTGAAAATAAAAGAATAAATTTGGAAGAAAAATTTTTAAAGAAATTTTTACATCAAGATGAAATATTATTATTAAATGATTTACAAAGCTCTGAAGCAAAATTGCAATTTGCTTCAGGAAGATGAGCTGCAAAAGAAGCTTTGATTAAATGTCTTGAAGTACCATTAGAAGTAAACAAAATAAATATTGTTTATCGAAATAGTAAACCAGTAATTGAAAATAGTAAATTTAAAAATATTGAATTATCAATAAGTCATGAAAAAAATTATTCAGTAGCAGTTGCTTTAAATTTATAA
- the rnhC gene encoding ribonuclease HIII, whose product MQNLSFKKVTQKILNKIIEENKQFLIPSNNSNIKYLFKINDLLISIYNTNTLLIQGKKALEFSLKYNLKDHKINKVVNKFITLPNIGCDEVGVGDFFGPLITCCAYVERDFEIKYPTLLAEITDSKKITDINIYNLFEKIKDKVIWEIYILENKKYNQAFDIYKNTHILKAICHNQALKRLFRNNNNLKEIPIIMDQFASEKNYYNYLIDQEIIIKDIHFETKAESKYLSVACASIIARYHFLESIKDLEKEYNVKLPLGASNNVKEYVNKYKAEMKDKVTSFTKMHFNSKK is encoded by the coding sequence ATGCAAAATTTAAGTTTTAAAAAAGTAACTCAAAAGATATTAAATAAAATTATTGAAGAAAATAAGCAATTTTTAATTCCTTCAAATAATTCAAATATAAAATATTTATTTAAAATTAATGATCTTCTTATTAGTATTTATAATACAAATACATTACTTATTCAAGGAAAAAAAGCTTTAGAATTTAGTTTAAAATATAATTTAAAAGACCATAAAATTAACAAAGTAGTTAATAAATTTATTACATTACCTAATATTGGTTGTGACGAAGTTGGTGTTGGAGACTTTTTTGGTCCTTTAATAACTTGCTGTGCTTATGTTGAAAGGGACTTTGAAATTAAATACCCTACTTTATTAGCAGAAATTACTGATTCAAAAAAAATTACAGATATAAATATCTATAACTTATTTGAAAAAATCAAAGATAAAGTAATTTGAGAGATTTATATTTTGGAAAATAAGAAATATAATCAAGCTTTTGATATTTATAAAAATACTCATATTTTAAAGGCAATCTGTCACAATCAAGCTTTAAAGCGACTTTTTAGAAATAACAATAATCTGAAAGAAATACCTATAATTATGGACCAATTTGCAAGTGAAAAAAATTATTATAATTACTTAATTGATCAAGAAATTATAATTAAAGATATCCACTTTGAAACCAAAGCTGAATCTAAATATCTTTCAGTTGCTTGTGCCAGTATTATTGCAAGATATCACTTTTTAGAAAGCATCAAAGATTTGGAAAAAGAATATAATGTCAAACTGCCTTTAGGAGCTAGTAATAATGTAAAAGAGTATGTTAATAAATATAAAGCTGAGATGAAAGATAAAGTAACAAGTTTTACTAAAATGCATTTCAACAGTAAAAAATAA
- a CDS encoding deoxycytidylate deaminase: MKKRKDYIDWDTYFLAMVQLNAMRSKDPSTQVGCVIVNDLKQVVSTGYNGLPRGLNDDNYPWSREGELEKTKYPYIVHAELNAILSSKESVRGCEIYTSLFPCNECTKSIIQSGIKKIVYSSDKYEGNIENKIAKKMLNEAKVEFVFKKEVKIILS; the protein is encoded by the coding sequence ATGAAGAAAAGAAAAGACTACATAGATTGAGATACTTACTTTTTGGCAATGGTTCAACTAAATGCAATGAGAAGTAAAGATCCATCAACTCAAGTTGGTTGTGTTATAGTTAATGATTTGAAACAAGTTGTTTCTACAGGATATAATGGTTTACCAAGAGGTTTAAATGATGATAATTATCCTTGATCAAGAGAAGGCGAATTAGAAAAAACAAAATATCCATATATAGTTCATGCTGAATTGAACGCAATATTATCTTCAAAAGAATCTGTTCGAGGATGTGAAATATATACTAGTTTATTTCCTTGTAATGAGTGTACAAAAAGTATTATTCAATCTGGAATCAAAAAAATTGTTTATTCTTCTGATAAATATGAGGGAAATATTGAAAATAAAATAGCTAAAAAAATGCTAAATGAAGCAAAAGTCGAGTTTGTTTTTAAAAAAGAAGTAAAAATAATTTTAAGTTAA
- a CDS encoding Vmc-like lipoprotein signal peptide domain-containing protein, giving the protein MKKFLSLFAIMGLSASTSTIVVSCGEKDPNIVKIYDYNGKLVDKIDKSIVKGWTCIGIGQKDSSYLVITFIDGQEEYKKEYGLLAGEVDWWNVYLFKLIWNVDIEI; this is encoded by the coding sequence ATGAAAAAATTTTTAAGTTTATTTGCAATTATGGGTTTATCAGCTTCTACAAGCACTATCGTAGTATCTTGTGGAGAGAAAGATCCAAATATAGTAAAAATTTATGACTATAATGGAAAGCTTGTAGATAAAATTGATAAGAGCATAGTTAAAGGTTGAACTTGCATTGGAATAGGACAAAAGGATAGTTCATATCTTGTAATAACTTTTATTGATGGTCAAGAAGAATATAAGAAAGAATATGGACTATTAGCAGGAGAAGTTGATTGATGAAATGTTTACTTATTTAAACTAATTTGAAATGTGGATATAGAAATTTAA
- a CDS encoding dihydrofolate reductase, with translation MISLIWAQSKNNIIGKDNKLPWNIKEEMQHFINYTKNKTILMGRNTWDSLSKKPLPNRKNILITSRELEKSYNNLEVSNNLEEILKKYQLSQEELVIIGGSQIYKSALNYADKLVISIIKQNYPGDVFAPQWDNLLFKMTHKEDFSEFTTYYYERQ, from the coding sequence ATGATTTCTTTAATATGAGCACAAAGCAAAAACAATATTATTGGCAAAGATAATAAATTACCTTGAAATATTAAAGAAGAAATGCAACATTTTATTAATTATACAAAAAACAAAACTATTTTAATGGGTAGAAATACTTGAGATTCACTTTCAAAAAAACCCTTGCCTAATAGAAAAAATATTTTAATTACTTCAAGAGAATTAGAAAAGAGTTATAATAATTTAGAAGTATCCAATAATTTAGAAGAAATTTTAAAGAAATATCAATTAAGTCAAGAAGAACTTGTTATCATTGGCGGTTCTCAAATTTACAAAAGTGCACTAAATTACGCAGATAAATTAGTAATTAGCATTATCAAGCAAAATTATCCAGGAGATGTTTTTGCACCTCAATGAGATAATTTATTATTTAAAATGACTCATAAAGAGGATTTTAGCGAATTCACAACTTATTATTATGAAAGGCAATAA
- a CDS encoding signal peptidase II yields the protein MVFLIGFDWISKAIVVSQMQIEGTKVDFIPGFIRFSYTINPGAAYGMNADNKSLAITIAALVTLLLIAVFIFIKNKYWLIPINLMVSGSIANLLGRAWAPISKHGVSGGVVDFLEFELWDSGFIFNLADAWVSIAVGIIVVIFIVYIVLEIFEFNMKKKNQEKYEFYCDINNKKTILFEEYWSKIITKKEEKLSYKDYLLKNKEFKKQWKEYKNKE from the coding sequence ATGGTGTTTTTAATAGGATTTGACTGAATTAGTAAAGCAATTGTTGTTAGTCAAATGCAAATAGAGGGAACAAAAGTCGATTTTATCCCAGGCTTTATAAGATTTAGTTACACAATTAATCCTGGTGCAGCTTATGGTATGAATGCTGATAATAAAAGTTTAGCAATTACAATTGCAGCACTAGTGACATTACTTTTAATTGCAGTATTTATTTTTATAAAAAATAAATACTGACTAATTCCAATTAATTTAATGGTTTCAGGAAGTATTGCCAATTTATTAGGAAGAGCTTGAGCGCCAATTTCAAAACATGGAGTAAGTGGAGGAGTTGTTGACTTTTTAGAATTTGAATTATGAGATTCTGGTTTTATATTTAATTTAGCTGATGCATGAGTTTCAATAGCAGTTGGAATTATTGTTGTAATTTTCATAGTATATATAGTATTAGAGATTTTTGAATTTAATATGAAGAAAAAAAATCAAGAAAAATATGAATTTTATTGTGATATTAATAATAAAAAAACAATTTTATTTGAAGAATACTGATCTAAAATAATTACTAAAAAGGAAGAAAAATTATCATATAAAGATTACCTATTAAAAAATAAAGAATTTAAAAAACAATGAAAAGAATATAAAAATAAGGAGTAG
- a CDS encoding thymidine phosphorylase, with product MNFAEIINKKKNKKELTSQEIFWVVNSFVNNTLKDYQMAAFNMAIWFNGMSSSEIANFTQAMINSGITYNLDGVKGLKADKHSTGGIGDKTSLIFSPLVAKFGVKVAKLSGRGLGQTGGTIDKLESCPGWTGEISEEKFKEILNTVGISIMSQSSDIVPADKKLYALRDVTGTVDSIPLIASSIMSKKLVIPADSIILDVKMGSGAFMKDLKSAIALSKAMIAIGKEHKRNVSVMITNMDQPLGRAIGNAIEVKEAWDTLNGKGPKDLIELCITAAGLTLVQNKVFKDLKTAKIELTKVLNDNSAAHLLRDFIGAQNGDFSVILDYEKNFSTKHVIEIKAKKEGYVAFSSADELGYLSMHLGAGRATKEESIDFAAGIYLNKTTNEFVKKGETVMTLYTNRDSIEEFQQKAQDLILINDNAHNEKLILKLLTVDDI from the coding sequence ATGAATTTTGCAGAAATTATAAATAAAAAGAAAAATAAAAAAGAATTAACTTCTCAAGAAATTTTTTGAGTGGTTAATTCTTTTGTTAATAACACATTAAAAGACTATCAAATGGCGGCCTTTAATATGGCAATTTGATTCAATGGAATGAGTTCATCTGAAATTGCCAATTTTACACAAGCAATGATTAACTCTGGAATCACTTATAATTTAGATGGTGTTAAGGGTTTAAAAGCAGATAAACACTCAACTGGTGGAATTGGAGATAAAACAAGTTTAATCTTTTCACCTCTAGTTGCAAAGTTTGGTGTTAAGGTAGCTAAATTATCAGGGCGAGGTTTAGGTCAAACTGGGGGAACAATTGATAAACTTGAAAGTTGTCCAGGGTGAACTGGTGAAATTAGTGAAGAGAAATTTAAAGAAATTTTAAATACTGTTGGTATTTCAATTATGAGTCAATCAAGTGATATTGTACCAGCTGATAAAAAATTATATGCCTTAAGAGATGTTACAGGGACAGTAGATTCAATCCCTTTAATAGCTTCAAGTATTATGTCAAAAAAACTTGTAATCCCTGCAGATAGCATTATTTTAGATGTAAAAATGGGTAGTGGGGCTTTTATGAAAGATCTAAAAAGTGCTATTGCTTTATCAAAAGCAATGATAGCAATTGGAAAAGAACATAAAAGAAATGTTAGTGTAATGATAACCAATATGGATCAACCATTAGGAAGAGCTATTGGTAATGCTATTGAAGTTAAAGAAGCTTGAGATACTTTAAACGGAAAGGGACCAAAAGACTTAATTGAATTATGTATAACTGCAGCTGGTTTAACATTGGTACAAAATAAAGTTTTTAAAGACCTAAAAACAGCCAAAATTGAATTAACCAAGGTTTTGAATGATAATAGTGCCGCTCACTTGCTTAGAGACTTTATAGGAGCCCAAAATGGCGATTTTAGCGTCATTTTGGACTATGAAAAAAATTTCTCAACTAAGCATGTGATTGAAATTAAAGCAAAAAAAGAAGGGTATGTAGCTTTTTCATCAGCAGATGAATTAGGCTATCTTTCAATGCATTTGGGAGCTGGAAGAGCTACAAAAGAAGAAAGCATTGATTTTGCAGCAGGAATCTATTTAAATAAAACTACAAATGAGTTTGTTAAAAAAGGCGAAACTGTAATGACATTATATACAAATAGAGATAGTATTGAAGAATTTCAACAAAAGGCTCAAGATTTAATTTTAATAAATGATAATGCTCACAATGAGAAATTAATTTTAAAACTATTAACTGTTGATGATATCTAA
- a CDS encoding DNA adenine methylase, with the protein MFKIENRRYTGSKQRLIIEIKKYIRNNCSGKIFCDIFAGTGSVANALKEEFDLIIVNDFLYSNNSIFEGFWGKQDYDAKKIENLELEYKKLDSNSLPENFFSKNFGNKYFEKNDSKKIGWIREDIEKKFLSDFLNLREKNILIASLIFSLDKVANTVGHYEAFLKKNIPNLKQKFKFSLICPEGSTLNKKIKIYREDANELIKKINADILFIDPPYNSRQYSRFYHLLETITKWDKPELFGEALKPKPENMSLFSRCTANIAFKNLIDIAVCKYIVVTYNNTFNPKSSSSKNKISYEAILDILKSKGKVKIFEIPHKFFSSGKTEFKNHIEYLFIVKVAK; encoded by the coding sequence ATGTTTAAAATAGAGAATAGAAGATATACAGGAAGTAAACAACGCCTTATTATTGAAATAAAAAAGTACATAAGAAATAATTGTTCTGGAAAAATATTTTGTGATATTTTTGCTGGAACAGGTTCTGTTGCAAATGCTTTAAAAGAAGAGTTTGACTTAATAATTGTAAATGATTTTCTTTATTCTAATAATTCAATTTTTGAAGGTTTTTGAGGAAAGCAAGATTATGATGCAAAAAAAATTGAAAACTTAGAATTAGAATACAAAAAATTGGATTCTAATTCTTTACCCGAAAATTTTTTTTCAAAAAATTTTGGTAACAAATATTTTGAAAAAAATGATAGTAAAAAAATTGGTTGAATAAGAGAAGATATAGAAAAAAAATTCCTTAGTGATTTCTTAAACCTAAGAGAAAAAAATATTCTTATTGCATCTTTAATTTTCTCTCTTGATAAAGTTGCAAATACAGTAGGGCATTATGAGGCCTTTTTGAAAAAAAATATTCCCAATTTGAAACAGAAGTTTAAGTTTTCTTTAATTTGCCCTGAGGGTTCAACTCTAAATAAAAAAATAAAAATTTATAGAGAAGATGCAAATGAATTAATAAAAAAAATAAATGCTGATATTTTATTTATAGACCCACCTTATAACTCAAGACAATATTCTAGATTTTATCACTTACTTGAAACAATAACAAAATGAGATAAACCTGAGCTTTTTGGGGAAGCACTAAAACCTAAGCCAGAAAACATGAGTTTATTTTCAAGATGTACAGCTAACATCGCATTTAAAAATTTAATAGACATTGCAGTATGTAAATATATTGTAGTTACATATAATAATACATTTAATCCAAAAAGCAGTTCTTCTAAAAATAAAATAAGTTATGAAGCAATTTTGGATATATTAAAATCTAAAGGTAAAGTAAAAATTTTTGAAATTCCTCATAAATTTTTTTCTTCTGGCAAAACAGAATTTAAAAATCATATTGAGTATTTATTTATAGTAAAGGTGGCTAAATAA
- a CDS encoding rhomboid family intramembrane serine protease has protein sequence MINFNQLKLNLVHYFVKVEKYKALEKYSNDYVSYLINPKAKFKIIRVTLGSPVTTDKNLNEIKETLKSQKREKIEILNIALSDSDIGIELEGTTFSVSNLENTKIKLKPYFSKIDSIEEPEKETKEDYISDEEMVEILKDPTKSSNLKFKKAIQRMNRNSPISIFLIAIFIIMPSITAVLSLLWFPLTNGLSIDLFFGATNRNLTIVGQQWWRIFTYGFTSNSSGIFMALIQIFVAGSAIKLARYTEGLVGSIKFAIAIFITYPLVGFFVSATVPTQQAVFSGGLGFMASVLGVLAVTTWDKKREPIQLFSKNRMVFPILCLVIYPLFLAQAHLYIMIIASAAISSSIYLLLIYKKETLDKLIILPIIILTISLLLPLTFSLISYYAPAHDPYSVGSLQLYVMKNWMTSEKANSIIIKNGWNWYIDASGNISKWG, from the coding sequence ATGATAAATTTTAATCAATTAAAATTGAATTTAGTTCACTATTTTGTTAAAGTTGAAAAATATAAAGCTTTGGAAAAGTATAGTAATGATTATGTATCTTATTTAATTAACCCAAAGGCTAAATTTAAAATAATTAGAGTAACTTTGGGTTCACCAGTTACAACTGATAAAAACTTAAATGAAATAAAAGAAACTTTGAAATCACAAAAAAGAGAAAAAATAGAGATATTAAATATTGCTTTGAGTGATTCTGATATTGGTATTGAATTGGAAGGAACAACTTTTAGTGTTTCTAATTTAGAAAATACTAAAATTAAGTTAAAACCTTATTTTTCTAAAATTGATTCTATTGAAGAACCAGAAAAAGAAACCAAAGAGGACTATATTTCTGATGAGGAAATGGTTGAAATATTAAAAGATCCAACAAAATCTTCTAATTTAAAATTCAAAAAAGCAATTCAAAGAATGAATAGAAATAGTCCAATATCAATATTTTTAATTGCAATATTCATAATTATGCCTTCAATTACAGCTGTTTTAAGTTTATTATGATTTCCTTTAACAAACGGGCTTTCAATTGATTTATTTTTTGGAGCAACAAATAGAAATTTAACAATTGTTGGTCAACAATGATGAAGAATTTTTACATATGGTTTTACATCAAATTCTAGTGGTATTTTTATGGCCTTAATTCAAATATTTGTAGCTGGATCAGCTATTAAATTAGCAAGATATACAGAGGGTCTAGTTGGTTCAATTAAGTTTGCAATTGCTATATTTATTACTTATCCATTAGTAGGTTTCTTTGTTAGTGCAACTGTTCCAACTCAACAAGCAGTTTTTTCAGGTGGTTTAGGTTTTATGGCAAGTGTTTTAGGAGTATTGGCAGTAACAACTTGGGACAAAAAAAGAGAACCAATTCAATTATTTTCAAAAAATAGAATGGTTTTCCCAATTTTATGTTTAGTTATTTATCCATTATTTTTAGCTCAAGCTCACCTTTATATAATGATTATTGCATCAGCTGCAATTTCGTCAAGTATTTACTTACTATTAATTTATAAAAAAGAAACATTAGACAAATTAATAATATTACCAATTATAATTTTAACTATTTCATTACTATTGCCACTTACATTTTCTTTAATAAGTTATTATGCACCAGCACATGATCCATATAGTGTAGGTTCATTACAGTTATATGTCATGAAAAATTGAATGACATCTGAAAAAGCAAACTCAATTATTATAAAAAATGGTTGAAATTGATATATTGATGCAAGTGGTAATATTTCAAAATGAGGTTAA
- a CDS encoding RluA family pseudouridine synthase: MNQLEIKLEHDAGRLDKFLTEYLKEEYDFSRSYVQKLIESKDVLVNNQEVSVKHNLLSGDVIKMNFKEPSEMEAKPEDIDFEIVYQDKDLLIVNKPNGLVVHPAAGNPTGTLVNGLLFKVKDLSSIGGVLRPGIVHRLDKMTTGLMIVAKNDKTHKSLTNMLANNEIHKEYIALVHGVIEPNAGKINAPIGRHKGDRKKMTTTDINSKHAITNFTVLERYEKHTKISCVIETGRTHQIRVHMAYIKHPVVGDPLYAFKEDMKEEFGQYLHAYRLTFNHPITNEKLDLISDLPKEFNDKINMFKE; the protein is encoded by the coding sequence ATGAATCAATTAGAAATTAAATTAGAACATGATGCAGGACGATTAGATAAATTCTTAACTGAGTATTTAAAAGAAGAATATGATTTTTCTAGAAGTTATGTTCAAAAATTAATTGAGTCAAAAGATGTCCTTGTAAATAATCAGGAAGTTAGTGTTAAACATAATCTACTATCTGGTGATGTTATTAAAATGAATTTTAAAGAACCAAGTGAAATGGAAGCAAAACCAGAAGATATTGATTTTGAAATAGTTTATCAAGACAAAGATTTATTAATAGTTAATAAACCCAATGGTCTTGTTGTCCACCCAGCAGCTGGTAATCCAACTGGAACATTAGTAAATGGGTTATTATTTAAAGTAAAAGACTTATCTTCAATCGGGGGAGTTTTAAGACCAGGGATTGTTCATAGACTTGATAAAATGACGACAGGTTTGATGATAGTTGCCAAAAATGATAAAACACATAAAAGTCTGACAAATATGTTAGCAAATAATGAAATTCATAAAGAATATATTGCTTTAGTTCATGGGGTAATTGAACCAAATGCTGGTAAAATTAATGCGCCAATTGGTCGTCATAAAGGTGATCGCAAAAAAATGACAACAACAGATATTAACTCAAAACATGCAATTACAAATTTTACTGTTTTAGAACGTTATGAGAAACATACAAAAATAAGTTGTGTTATTGAAACAGGGCGAACTCATCAAATTAGAGTTCATATGGCATATATTAAGCATCCAGTTGTAGGAGATCCCTTATATGCTTTTAAAGAAGATATGAAAGAAGAATTTGGTCAATATCTTCATGCTTATAGATTGACATTTAATCACCCAATAACTAATGAAAAATTAGACTTAATAAGTGATTTACCAAAAGAATTTAATGATAAAATCAATATGTTTAAAGAATAG
- a CDS encoding lysophospholipid acyltransferase family protein, with amino-acid sequence MQQLDKKQEIEIKQELNTQEDKDKKEMAYVSKWRLFTNAWSIWRVTAKAKKITRKIKQDPNLYSEEWRYNWVKKKIRKVLKIANVEINVIGIENWLDRGIVLAPNHQSNLDSILMLAINDFSLQQPVAFIAKQELWKTKIFKHFMNLTDNIPLDRNNPRSALSAMKEAKELISDYKRTVVIFPEGTRSAKQEPEEFQSASMKLAQMAYVPIVPVSIIDSYKLFQKRKHGRFVIKVVFGKPMMPEKFISLKTEMLTKNVQKEVEKNINLYKDWDPKKLGLKPKKVDKKNRTNFY; translated from the coding sequence ATGCAACAATTAGATAAAAAACAAGAAATTGAAATAAAGCAAGAATTAAATACCCAAGAAGATAAGGATAAAAAGGAAATGGCTTATGTTAGTAAATGAAGATTATTTACTAACGCTTGAAGTATTTGAAGAGTAACTGCAAAAGCAAAAAAAATTACAAGAAAAATTAAACAAGACCCTAATTTATATTCAGAAGAGTGAAGATATAATTGAGTTAAAAAGAAGATTAGAAAAGTTTTAAAAATAGCTAATGTTGAAATTAATGTTATAGGAATTGAAAACTGATTAGATCGTGGAATAGTATTGGCTCCAAATCATCAATCGAATTTAGATTCAATTCTTATGCTAGCAATTAATGACTTTTCATTACAACAACCAGTTGCTTTTATTGCCAAACAAGAGTTATGAAAAACTAAAATATTTAAGCATTTTATGAATTTAACAGATAATATTCCTTTGGATAGAAACAATCCAAGAAGTGCGTTAAGTGCAATGAAAGAAGCCAAAGAATTAATATCTGATTATAAAAGAACAGTTGTTATTTTTCCAGAAGGAACTCGTAGTGCAAAGCAAGAACCAGAAGAGTTTCAATCAGCAAGTATGAAATTAGCACAAATGGCATATGTACCAATTGTTCCTGTTTCAATTATCGATTCATATAAATTATTTCAAAAAAGAAAGCATGGAAGATTTGTTATTAAGGTAGTTTTTGGTAAGCCAATGATGCCAGAGAAATTTATTTCACTGAAAACTGAAATGCTAACTAAAAATGTACAAAAAGAAGTTGAAAAAAATATTAATTTATATAAAGATTGAGATCCTAAAAAATTAGGTCTTAAACCAAAAAAAGTAGATAAAAAAAATAGAACTAATTTTTATTAA